In one Massilia endophytica genomic region, the following are encoded:
- the glnE gene encoding bifunctional [glutamate--ammonia ligase]-adenylyl-L-tyrosine phosphorylase/[glutamate--ammonia-ligase] adenylyltransferase, protein MTSASLVSASRFYQRWLAAAPGRQGKVDSLVQLSLAQADLAALLAAERAAGPDQPPLPLARGMRRLRNLLIAGLIRRDLEGRADLAEVVEAVTRLADFAIREHLAELDAEMRAAHGVPTGAESGAPQELIVLAMGKQGGGELNVSSDIDLIFVYPEEGETVPTAPGQRSLSNHEYFIRLGKKLIAAIAEITEDGFTFRVDMALRPNGGSGPLAASLGMVEQYLIVQGREWERYAWVKARAVTGRAEDIAALDGIVRPFCFRRYLDFGVIEAIRTMHAQIRAEVNRQERLHPDRSHNVKLGRGGIREIEFLAQVFQLIRGGRDPSLRDRSTRATLRQLPEKGLLDAAIVQRLLDSYTFLRNLEHRLQYLDDAQTHTLPPNPEDQLTIARMMGLPDTAALLAQLDEHRRFVAAQFDAMFADKAGSEDGIEPETSNECADPDNREAIEARFASLGYADPAAAANRLVATWQAPRLQSLPEASRNKLVALVNAALPRIARADEQNAAGDQLATLNRLLDFLEAIARRSSYLSLLTEYPHTLDRVITMMHASRWAATFLNQHPILLDELLDDRIRNTVPDPAALAADLDAQLAVAAGDTERQLDILREVHHAQLFHLLAQDLAGDLTVEKLADHLSALADVIVAAVIKAAWATVATRHREVPQFAVIAYGKLGGKELGYVSDLDLIFLFDDEDHDAPGNYAKLAQRFITWMTSHTSAGILFDIDVALRPDGASGMLVSSVQAFERYQQNSAWVWEHQALTRARFCAGDAGIGERFEQIRCALLRKERDEAELRREVLSMRKRMHDAHPNRSTLFDLKQDEGGMIDIEFIVQYLVLRHSAQYRELTGNIGNIALLKLCASLGLVDGELAEGTANAYRAMRKLQHQLRLQGNDQSRVDPARVERHAAFVRALWQAIFGDAESQQSA, encoded by the coding sequence ATGACGTCCGCCAGCCTTGTTTCCGCTTCCCGCTTCTATCAGCGCTGGCTGGCCGCCGCGCCCGGCCGCCAGGGCAAAGTTGATTCTTTGGTGCAATTATCCCTTGCCCAGGCGGATCTGGCCGCACTCCTGGCGGCCGAACGCGCCGCGGGACCGGACCAGCCTCCCCTGCCCCTGGCGCGCGGCATGCGGCGCCTGCGCAACCTGCTGATCGCCGGGCTGATCCGGCGCGACCTGGAAGGCCGGGCCGACCTGGCCGAGGTGGTGGAGGCGGTGACCCGGCTGGCCGATTTCGCCATCCGCGAGCACCTGGCCGAACTGGACGCGGAAATGCGGGCCGCCCACGGCGTGCCCACGGGCGCCGAATCGGGCGCGCCGCAGGAGCTGATCGTGCTGGCCATGGGCAAGCAGGGGGGCGGCGAGCTGAACGTGTCCTCGGACATCGACCTCATCTTCGTCTACCCCGAGGAGGGCGAGACGGTGCCCACGGCGCCCGGCCAGCGCAGCCTGTCCAACCACGAGTACTTCATCCGCCTGGGCAAGAAGCTGATCGCCGCCATCGCCGAGATCACGGAAGACGGCTTCACCTTCCGGGTGGACATGGCCCTGCGCCCGAACGGCGGCTCCGGCCCCCTCGCGGCCAGCCTGGGCATGGTGGAGCAGTACCTGATCGTGCAGGGCCGCGAGTGGGAGCGCTACGCCTGGGTGAAGGCGCGCGCCGTCACCGGCCGCGCCGAGGATATCGCCGCCCTGGACGGCATCGTGCGGCCCTTCTGCTTCCGCCGCTACCTGGACTTCGGCGTGATCGAGGCCATCCGTACCATGCACGCCCAGATCCGCGCGGAAGTGAACCGCCAGGAGCGCCTGCATCCGGACCGCAGCCACAACGTGAAGCTGGGCCGGGGCGGCATCCGCGAGATCGAGTTCCTGGCCCAGGTGTTCCAGCTGATCCGCGGCGGGCGCGACCCCAGCCTGCGCGACCGCTCCACCCGCGCCACCCTGCGCCAGCTGCCGGAAAAGGGCCTGCTGGATGCGGCCATCGTGCAGCGCCTGCTCGACTCCTACACTTTCCTGCGCAACCTGGAGCACCGCCTGCAATACCTGGACGACGCCCAGACCCACACGCTGCCGCCCAATCCGGAGGACCAGCTCACCATTGCGCGCATGATGGGCCTGCCCGACACGGCGGCCCTCCTCGCCCAGCTGGACGAGCACCGCCGCTTCGTGGCCGCCCAGTTCGATGCCATGTTTGCCGACAAGGCAGGCAGCGAGGACGGCATCGAACCCGAAACGAGCAACGAGTGCGCCGACCCGGACAACCGGGAAGCCATTGAGGCCCGCTTCGCGTCCCTGGGCTATGCCGACCCGGCGGCGGCCGCGAACCGCCTGGTCGCCACCTGGCAGGCCCCGCGCCTGCAGTCCCTGCCGGAAGCGAGCCGCAACAAGCTGGTGGCCCTGGTCAATGCCGCCCTGCCCCGCATCGCCCGCGCCGACGAGCAGAACGCGGCGGGCGACCAGCTCGCCACCCTGAACCGCCTGCTGGACTTCCTGGAAGCCATCGCCCGCCGCTCCTCCTACCTGTCGCTGCTCACGGAGTACCCGCACACGCTGGACCGCGTCATCACCATGATGCACGCCAGCCGCTGGGCCGCCACCTTCCTCAACCAGCACCCCATCCTGCTGGACGAACTGCTGGACGACCGCATCCGCAACACCGTGCCCGACCCGGCAGCCCTGGCGGCCGACCTGGATGCCCAGCTGGCCGTGGCGGCGGGCGACACGGAACGCCAGCTCGACATCCTGCGCGAGGTGCACCATGCCCAGCTCTTCCACCTGCTGGCCCAGGACCTGGCGGGCGACCTTACTGTCGAGAAGCTGGCCGACCACCTCTCCGCCCTGGCCGACGTGATCGTGGCGGCCGTCATCAAGGCGGCCTGGGCCACGGTCGCCACCCGCCACCGCGAGGTGCCGCAATTTGCCGTCATCGCGTACGGCAAACTGGGCGGCAAGGAGCTGGGCTATGTGTCCGACCTGGACCTGATCTTCCTGTTCGACGACGAGGACCACGACGCGCCCGGCAACTACGCCAAGCTGGCCCAGCGCTTCATCACCTGGATGACTTCGCACACCTCGGCCGGCATCCTGTTCGACATCGACGTCGCCCTGCGCCCGGACGGGGCGAGCGGCATGCTGGTGTCCAGCGTGCAGGCCTTCGAGCGCTACCAGCAGAACTCGGCCTGGGTGTGGGAGCACCAGGCGCTGACGCGGGCCCGCTTCTGCGCGGGCGATGCGGGCATCGGCGAGCGCTTCGAGCAGATCCGCTGCGCCCTGCTGCGCAAGGAGCGCGACGAGGCCGAACTGCGGCGCGAAGTGCTCTCCATGCGCAAGCGCATGCACGACGCCCACCCCAACCGCTCCACTCTCTTCGACCTGAAGCAGGACGAAGGCGGCATGATCGACATCGAATTCATCGTGCAGTATCTGGTGCTGCGCCACTCGGCCCAGTACCGCGAGCTCACTGGCAATATCGGCAACATCGCCCTGCTCAAGCTGTGCGCCAGCCTGGGCCTGGTCGACGGGGAGCTGGCCGAAGGCACGGCCAACGCCTACCGCGCCATGCGCAAGCTGCAGCACCAGCTGCGCCTGCAGGGCAACGACCAGTCCAGGGTGGACCCGGCCCGGGTGGAGCGCCATGCCGCCTTCGTGCGCGCCCTGTGGCAGGCCATCTTCGGCGATGCGGAAAGCCAACAATCCGCGTAG
- a CDS encoding cache domain-containing protein — protein sequence MKAYLGGIAISLSLIAAPVLAADRGTAAEAQAMVKKAVALAKSQGKEKMMAAISDPANKEFHDRDLYIYVYDLNGVALAHGNNPKLVGKPLIGMKDGEGKAMIKEMVDLANSKGSGWVDFKWPNPVTKTVEQKSGYIEKVDDYLIGSGIYK from the coding sequence ATGAAAGCTTATCTGGGCGGCATTGCCATTTCCCTCAGCCTGATCGCCGCGCCCGTGCTGGCGGCGGACCGCGGCACCGCAGCCGAAGCGCAGGCCATGGTCAAGAAGGCGGTCGCGCTGGCCAAGTCCCAGGGCAAGGAGAAGATGATGGCGGCCATTTCCGATCCGGCGAACAAGGAGTTCCACGACCGCGACCTGTACATCTATGTGTACGACCTGAACGGCGTGGCACTGGCCCACGGCAACAATCCTAAGCTGGTGGGCAAACCCCTGATCGGCATGAAGGACGGCGAAGGCAAGGCCATGATCAAGGAGATGGTCGACCTCGCGAACTCCAAGGGCAGCGGCTGGGTCGATTTCAAATGGCCCAATCCCGTGACCAAGACGGTCGAACAGAAATCGGGCTATATCGAGAAGGTGGACGATTACCTGATCGGCTCAGGCATCTACAAGTAA